A single genomic interval of Dromiciops gliroides isolate mDroGli1 chromosome 1, mDroGli1.pri, whole genome shotgun sequence harbors:
- the LOC122736824 gene encoding anaphase-promoting complex subunit 13-like, which translates to MYSEVQRDGRTLDLIDDTWREDKLPYEDVGIPLNELPEAEQDNGGTTESVKEQEMKWTDLTLQYLHENIPPSGN; encoded by the coding sequence ATGTACAGTGAGGTACAGAGGGATGGAAGAACTCTGGATTTGATTGATGATACTTGGAGAGAAGATAAGTTGCCCTATGAAGATGTTGGAATACCACTGAATGAACTTCCTGAAGCAGAACAAGACAATGGTGGCACAACAGAATCTGTCAAAGAACAAGAGATGAAGTGGACAGACTTAACCTTACAGTATCTACATGAGAACATTCCCCCATCAGGAAACTAA